ATCAATACCACCGTGGCGCCATGCTTGGCGCAGTCCAAGGCCAGCGCGCGGCCGAGTCCCTCGGCGGCGCCAGTGATCAGAATCACCCGCTCGGCGAGCAGGTCAGCTGGCATGGTGTCGGTGGTTGGGTCTTGGCTCATTTCAGCAGCAGGGCGGCCGGCAAGTAGTGTGGGGTAAGGCTCAGGCAGGCCGCTGACAGCTCAACAGGTAATTCACCGAGATATCCTTCGGGTCAAGCCGGTAGGTCTGGGTCAGTGGGTTGTAGGTCATCCCGCTGATCTCATCAAGCTGCAGACCGGCATCGCGCGCCGCACGCGCTAACTCGGACGGGCGCAGAAAGCGGGCGTAGTCATGGGTGCCCTTGGGCAGCATGTTGAGCAGGTATTCGGCCCCCAGCACCGCGAACAAATAGGACTTGGGATTGCGGTTCAAGGTGGAGAAGAACAGGTAGCCGCCGGGGCGCACCAGCCGCGCGCAGGCGTGCACGACTGATCCGGGGTCGGGCACATGCTCGAGCAGCTCCATGCAGGTGATGGCATCGAAGGCCGCCGGCGACTCATCTGCGAGAGCCTCGGCCGAGGTGCGGCGGTAGTCGACCTGCACGCCGGATTCGAGCGTGTGCAACTCGGCAATGTGCAGGGGCATCTCGCCCATGTCGATGCCGGTAACCTCGGCGCCGCGCGCGGCCATGGCCT
Above is a genomic segment from Thiorhodovibrio litoralis containing:
- the ubiG gene encoding bifunctional 2-polyprenyl-6-hydroxyphenol methylase/3-demethylubiquinol 3-O-methyltransferase UbiG, with amino-acid sequence MTHASANVDHAEISKFEQLAARWWDPHSEFKTLHDINPLRLAFIERKLKLEGTKVLDVGCGGGILSEAMAARGAEVTGIDMGEMPLHIAELHTLESGVQVDYRRTSAEALADESPAAFDAITCMELLEHVPDPGSVVHACARLVRPGGYLFFSTLNRNPKSYLFAVLGAEYLLNMLPKGTHDYARFLRPSELARAARDAGLQLDEISGMTYNPLTQTYRLDPKDISVNYLLSCQRPA